Part of the Oscillibacter hominis genome is shown below.
GCCGCCGGCTCCATCAACATCCTGGCCAAGAAGCCCGATGACTGGTCCAAGGGCATGGTGCTGTGCATCACCGTTGAGTTCTACGCCATCTTGTCTCTGCTGGCCTCCATGCTGATGATCATCAACATCAGCAAGTAAGCGGGGACGGAATCATGAACGGCATCGACAGAATCACTGACCGCATCCGTCAGGACGCCCAGGCCGAGATCGATCAGATCCGCGCCGAGGCGGAGGCGGAGGCGGCCAAGGTCCGCTCGGCCTACCAGGCCCAGGCGGACCGGGAGAAGAGCGAGTTGGACGGGCGCAGCGAGAAAAATGCCGCCGAGCGGGAAGAGCGCTTGGTCAGCGTGGCCCACATGGAGGCCCGCAAAGTTACGCTGTCGGCCAAGCAGAAAATGCTGGATGAGGCCTTTGCCAAGGCGCTGAACCAGCTTTGCTCACTGCCCGAGGAGGAGTATGTGGAGACGCTTGCCCAACTGATGGTGCAGGCAGCCCAGACCGGCAGGGAAGAGGTCATCTTTTCCCCGGAGGACCGCAGGCGCGTCGGCAAGGCGGCTGTGGCCCGGGCCAACGAGCTGCTGGCCAAAGCCGCGGCTCCGGACTTTCAGCTGGGCGACTCCAAGGTGGGGGCGCTGCTGAACAAGGTGGCCACCAGCGTGTCCGCGCTGGCGCAGGGGACGGCCATGCTGACGCTCTCTGAAAAGACCCGTGACGTCCGCGGCGGATTCATTCTTGCGGACCAGAACGTGGAGGTCAACTGCACCTTTGAAACACTGGTGCGCCTCCAGAAGAACGAGATCGCCGGCGAGGTGGCCAAGATCCTGTTCTCGTAAGGAATTAGGAGGGACTGCCTTGAGTCATATCAAAGATACGGATTATCTGTTCCTCTCCAGCCGCATCAAGGCCATGGAGAACAGCCTGCTCAGCCGCGACCGCATGGAGGAGCTCTTAGAGAGCCGCAGCGAGGAGGAAATTGCCAAGACTCTGGAGGAGTGCGGCTACCCCAAGCTCTCTGCCCAGCGTCCGGAGGAGATGGACGAGGCGCTCTCCGCCGCCCGGCAGGAGATGCTGGAGGATTTGAGCGGTTTTGCGCCGGACAGGCGCTACCTGGAGCTCTTCCGGCTCAAGTACGACTATCACAACCTCAAGGTACTGCTGAAGGCCCAGGCGATGGAGACCGATCCGGGACATATGCTGATGAATCTTGGGCGCGTGGACACAGCGGCCTTGCGCGAGGCAGCGGAGTCCGGGGAACTGGACGAGCTGCCGCAGGCCCTGGCGGAAGGGTATGTTGAGGCAAAAGAAGTGCTCCAGACCACCGGCGACCCCCAGTTGAGCGACGTGGTGCTGGACAGGCGCTGCTATAAGGAGATGCGCGACCTGGCCCAAGCCACCGGAAGCGGCTTTTTGATGGGCTATGTAAAGGCCATGATCGACGCGGTGAACCTCAGGACCCTGGTCCGCACGCTGCGCATGGGCAAGAGCCCGGAGTTTCTCTCCGGCGTGGTGTTCGAGGGCGGCACGGTTTCTGCGGATGCCGTGTGCGCGCTGGCTGGCGCCGGAGGCAGCGGCATTGGCGAGGCATATGCCTCCACCGTGCTGGCTGAGGCCGCTGAGGCGGGTGCCGCCGCCCTCTCCGGAGGACCGCTGACCCGGTTTGAAAAGCTCTGCGACGACGCGGTCAGCGATTATCTGGCCGACGCCAAATATGTGGCCTTCGGCGAGGCGCCGCTGGTGGGGTATTTGGCCGCCAGGGAAACGGAGTTTACCAACCTGCGCATTTTGCTGATGGGCCGGGCCGCCGGGCTCTCGCCGGAGATTATCCGGGAAAGGCTGCGTGAAGCGTATGTATAGAATTGCTGTGATCGGGGACTGGGAATCGGTGATGGGCTTTCG
Proteins encoded:
- a CDS encoding V-type ATPase subunit, with the protein product MSHIKDTDYLFLSSRIKAMENSLLSRDRMEELLESRSEEEIAKTLEECGYPKLSAQRPEEMDEALSAARQEMLEDLSGFAPDRRYLELFRLKYDYHNLKVLLKAQAMETDPGHMLMNLGRVDTAALREAAESGELDELPQALAEGYVEAKEVLQTTGDPQLSDVVLDRRCYKEMRDLAQATGSGFLMGYVKAMIDAVNLRTLVRTLRMGKSPEFLSGVVFEGGTVSADAVCALAGAGGSGIGEAYASTVLAEAAEAGAAALSGGPLTRFEKLCDDAVSDYLADAKYVAFGEAPLVGYLAARETEFTNLRILLMGRAAGLSPEIIRERLREAYV
- a CDS encoding V-type ATP synthase subunit E; this encodes MNGIDRITDRIRQDAQAEIDQIRAEAEAEAAKVRSAYQAQADREKSELDGRSEKNAAEREERLVSVAHMEARKVTLSAKQKMLDEAFAKALNQLCSLPEEEYVETLAQLMVQAAQTGREEVIFSPEDRRRVGKAAVARANELLAKAAAPDFQLGDSKVGALLNKVATSVSALAQGTAMLTLSEKTRDVRGGFILADQNVEVNCTFETLVRLQKNEIAGEVAKILFS